A genomic window from Streptomyces mirabilis includes:
- a CDS encoding WD40 repeat domain-containing protein — MDRFARELGALVHGEAHLLAGHERRLDLAVTLHSRCLAWEEVRRRLHHTREVLRGGLVATEPFPDDPDGRLWRVLTGHTGPVHALCWRADGRVLVSGSGDGTLRIRRVDDERQDAVVDVAGEGDGSVVSLSWSPDVSTLAVGTDHGEVVLVDPSEHRITRRLVLSEEDQQRVMVAFTPDSRAVTVALGKEVRLWHEPYDEAGLGPPLPGPRDTSCTAVRWHERGGLAVGLADGRVHLWERAATEAEPIAVDTGGPSVQALDWHPDGDLVAVIGHSATVTVIDRRSATVVARISGQARPGAAWFQSLCWTSSGDALLAGDNDGTVFVWKFTRQPDGPCLELEDTFSARGVQVRAIAPQPNEDRIAVGSRQPAVRLWILDRHSAPDAGLAERVNTVLWSPTGALAAGNAGGQLLLTDREIGELPAWSRYAVRAHDGDLRAMAWEPDGSRLLSVGDDGRVLLWDAGRREVIRTLARRLTYAAAVAWSPDGRWVAAADTDVVLWETETWERVHTIPLGASVNALSFAPDGSRLIAATSSMEVRVIHLDPAGRPTGRIDLWPGHRSSVSAVCWSYDGRHLATAGYDGQVFLWDPTTGRPRHVLDGDGSAMWSVAVSRDGTSLVAVTMDGTAQLWDIGTAVEVCRLRVDGHLSSCSFHPYEHRVVLGGSAGLYACEISSDAVDDR, encoded by the coding sequence ATGGATCGCTTCGCCAGGGAACTCGGCGCGCTGGTCCACGGAGAGGCCCATCTCCTGGCCGGTCACGAGCGGCGCCTCGATCTCGCCGTCACCCTGCACAGCCGTTGCCTGGCATGGGAGGAGGTCAGGCGACGACTGCACCACACGCGCGAGGTCCTGCGCGGCGGCCTCGTCGCCACGGAACCCTTCCCCGACGATCCGGACGGCCGGCTGTGGCGGGTGCTGACCGGTCACACGGGGCCCGTGCACGCGCTGTGCTGGCGGGCGGACGGCCGGGTGCTGGTCAGCGGCAGCGGGGACGGCACGCTGAGGATCCGCCGCGTCGACGACGAACGACAGGACGCCGTGGTGGACGTGGCCGGCGAAGGCGACGGCTCAGTGGTCAGCCTGTCCTGGAGCCCCGACGTCTCGACCCTGGCCGTGGGCACGGACCACGGCGAGGTGGTCCTGGTGGATCCCTCCGAGCACCGGATCACACGGCGGCTCGTCCTCTCCGAAGAGGACCAGCAGCGCGTGATGGTCGCCTTCACTCCCGACTCCCGGGCCGTCACCGTCGCCCTCGGCAAAGAGGTACGGCTGTGGCACGAGCCCTACGACGAGGCCGGCCTGGGACCGCCGCTCCCCGGCCCGCGCGACACGTCTTGTACGGCTGTGCGGTGGCACGAGCGCGGAGGGCTCGCCGTCGGTCTCGCCGACGGCCGGGTCCACCTCTGGGAGCGGGCGGCGACCGAGGCCGAGCCCATCGCGGTCGACACGGGCGGACCCTCGGTACAGGCACTGGACTGGCATCCCGACGGCGATCTTGTGGCCGTGATCGGCCACTCGGCGACCGTGACCGTCATCGACCGCCGAAGCGCCACGGTCGTGGCCCGGATCTCCGGGCAGGCCCGTCCCGGGGCGGCGTGGTTCCAGTCACTGTGCTGGACGTCGTCGGGGGACGCGCTGCTCGCGGGCGACAACGACGGGACGGTCTTCGTCTGGAAGTTCACCCGGCAGCCGGACGGACCGTGCCTGGAACTCGAGGACACCTTCTCCGCCCGGGGCGTCCAGGTGCGGGCGATCGCGCCTCAACCGAACGAGGACCGGATCGCCGTGGGCAGTCGTCAACCGGCGGTACGGCTCTGGATCCTCGACAGGCACTCCGCCCCGGACGCCGGACTGGCCGAGCGGGTGAACACCGTGCTCTGGTCACCCACCGGCGCGCTGGCCGCGGGGAACGCCGGAGGCCAACTGCTGCTGACCGACAGGGAGATCGGGGAACTTCCCGCCTGGTCGCGGTACGCCGTGCGGGCCCATGACGGCGACCTCAGGGCCATGGCCTGGGAGCCGGACGGGAGTCGGCTGCTCAGCGTCGGCGACGACGGCAGGGTCCTGCTGTGGGACGCCGGCCGGCGCGAGGTGATCCGTACCCTCGCGAGGAGGCTGACCTACGCGGCGGCGGTCGCCTGGAGCCCCGACGGACGATGGGTCGCGGCCGCCGACACCGACGTGGTGCTGTGGGAGACCGAGACCTGGGAACGAGTCCACACCATCCCGCTGGGGGCCAGTGTCAACGCGCTGTCGTTCGCTCCCGACGGCTCGCGACTGATCGCGGCCACCTCGTCGATGGAGGTGCGTGTCATCCACCTGGACCCCGCGGGACGTCCCACGGGGAGGATCGATCTCTGGCCGGGACACAGGAGTTCGGTCAGCGCGGTGTGCTGGTCGTACGACGGACGGCATCTGGCCACCGCCGGTTACGACGGACAGGTGTTCCTGTGGGATCCCACCACGGGTCGGCCACGCCATGTCCTGGACGGCGACGGATCCGCGATGTGGTCCGTGGCCGTCTCACGGGACGGAACGAGTCTCGTGGCCGTCACCATGGACGGAACGGCGCAGCTGTGGGACATCGGGACGGCGGTCGAGGTGTGCCGGCTGAGGGTGGACGGCCATCTGTCCTCCTGTTCCTTCCACCCGTACGAGCATCGCGTCGTCCTCGGAGGCTCGGCGGGCCTGTACGCGTGCGAGATCTCCTCCGATGCGGTGGACGACCGGTGA
- a CDS encoding RICIN domain-containing protein, giving the protein MPGQSSQYLVVNQGNHRCLNADLGTVGRNGQKIRAVNCNGLSAQRWRLGASGPSGARTLVSVPDGFCLDAEAISSGKDGQPVQGFGCAGSTNQEWSWS; this is encoded by the coding sequence GTGCCCGGTCAGAGCTCCCAGTACCTCGTCGTCAATCAGGGCAACCACCGCTGCCTGAACGCCGACCTCGGCACCGTCGGCCGGAACGGCCAGAAGATCCGCGCCGTGAACTGCAATGGGCTGAGCGCCCAGCGGTGGCGCCTCGGCGCCTCCGGTCCGTCCGGCGCCCGGACACTGGTCAGCGTCCCGGACGGCTTCTGTCTGGACGCGGAGGCCATCTCTTCCGGGAAGGACGGTCAGCCGGTCCAGGGTTTCGGATGCGCGGGCAGCACCAACCAGGAGTGGAGCTGGTCCTGA
- a CDS encoding penicillin-binding transpeptidase domain-containing protein, translated as MRGTDGHAVVKWMPSVLYPKPAAGQSVVAASAGAPPVKAVDRNGEELTAAQYPSLAGILGQLQARYGTKMRGTPGTEIRVKNAGGSAGRVLRVLAQGMAGKPLPTTIDAKLQAEAEKDVRKQGPDASVVAVQPSTGDVLAVAMTPAKGFDKAFQGTYAPGSTFKVITASTLLESGKFTPSTPLNCPQYFSYGGLTFHNVDKMKIDHANLAMDFEASCNTAFMSTVQVLPDGAVENEARDVFGLGLNWNTGVPSFDGSVPATGGASKAMTYIGQGKVPVSPLDMASVAATAKAGVFHQPVIVPVSVDNRQIARAPRQMSASADAALRQLMKLTAQQGTAAPTTGGLSGDVGARTGTAEVDGRQKGPRWRRPFFTAFTACTPSPRFPRLPRWCPPPRCGLLARCTASGTVRMESPGGPAPVSRAQDEADAKHRRALQEWLAPLRQEYPDVEVVEELAHESPVLALARASDLSDLLVVGTCGRGGFRGLALGSVSHAPPVIHVPHGGHPSAHTTGPVVTRPPGVRKGRRAVETADWQFIVDVLRPHAFWGEEDDAGCRALPRPQPLRPPARDCRRDLHLPGGRRPRPADWQRRRPVWKPRCTRSTTSSAA; from the coding sequence GTGCGCGGCACGGACGGTCACGCGGTGGTCAAGTGGATGCCGTCGGTGCTCTACCCGAAGCCGGCGGCAGGTCAGTCGGTGGTGGCCGCGTCGGCCGGCGCACCACCGGTCAAGGCCGTGGACCGCAACGGCGAGGAACTGACCGCGGCGCAGTACCCGTCACTCGCCGGGATCCTCGGCCAGCTGCAGGCCCGGTACGGGACGAAGATGCGGGGCACGCCCGGTACCGAGATCCGCGTCAAGAACGCCGGCGGCAGTGCAGGGCGGGTGCTGCGAGTGCTCGCACAGGGCATGGCGGGGAAGCCGCTGCCGACCACGATCGACGCGAAGCTGCAGGCCGAGGCGGAGAAGGACGTCAGGAAGCAGGGCCCGGACGCGTCGGTGGTCGCCGTCCAGCCCAGCACCGGTGATGTGCTGGCGGTGGCCATGACCCCGGCGAAGGGCTTCGACAAGGCGTTCCAGGGCACCTATGCGCCTGGGTCCACCTTCAAGGTGATCACCGCCTCGACACTGCTGGAGAGTGGCAAGTTCACCCCGAGTACGCCGCTGAACTGCCCCCAGTACTTCTCCTACGGCGGCCTCACCTTCCACAACGTGGACAAGATGAAGATCGACCATGCCAACCTGGCCATGGACTTCGAGGCTTCCTGCAACACCGCCTTCATGTCGACGGTCCAGGTCCTGCCGGACGGCGCGGTGGAGAACGAAGCGCGTGACGTGTTCGGTCTCGGCCTCAACTGGAACACCGGCGTGCCCAGCTTCGACGGGAGTGTGCCGGCGACCGGCGGTGCGTCGAAGGCGATGACGTACATCGGACAGGGCAAGGTCCCCGTCAGCCCGCTCGACATGGCGTCGGTGGCCGCCACTGCCAAGGCAGGCGTGTTCCACCAGCCGGTGATCGTGCCGGTCTCCGTGGACAACCGGCAGATCGCCCGCGCGCCCCGGCAGATGAGCGCCTCGGCCGACGCGGCCCTGCGCCAGCTGATGAAGTTGACGGCACAGCAGGGCACCGCGGCGCCGACCACCGGCGGCCTGAGCGGCGATGTCGGTGCGAGGACCGGCACGGCCGAGGTGGACGGACGGCAGAAGGGGCCGCGCTGGCGCCGGCCCTTCTTTACGGCGTTTACGGCGTGCACGCCCTCGCCCCGCTTTCCGCGGCTTCCCAGATGGTGTCCACCCCCTCGTTGTGGACTCCTTGCGCGGTGCACAGCTTCAGGCACTGTACGCATGGAGTCCCCCGGAGGGCCGGCGCCGGTCAGCCGTGCCCAGGACGAGGCGGACGCGAAACACCGGCGCGCACTGCAGGAATGGCTTGCTCCCCTGCGCCAGGAGTATCCGGATGTAGAGGTCGTGGAGGAGTTGGCACACGAATCCCCGGTTCTCGCCCTGGCCCGTGCCTCCGACCTATCCGACCTTCTCGTCGTCGGCACCTGCGGTCGCGGCGGCTTCCGCGGGCTGGCCCTCGGCTCGGTCAGCCACGCCCCTCCAGTAATCCATGTGCCCCATGGCGGTCATCCGTCCGCGCACACGACCGGCCCCGTCGTGACACGCCCGCCTGGGGTGCGCAAGGGGCGCAGAGCTGTGGAGACCGCCGACTGGCAGTTCATTGTCGACGTCTTGCGCCCCCACGCGTTCTGGGGTGAGGAGGACGATGCCGGCTGCCGCGCGCTCCCACGTCCTCAGCCGCTGCGCCCGCCTGCACGGGACTGTCGAAGAGACCTTCACCTACCCGGCGGCCGTCGTCCTCGGCCTGCGGACTGGCAGCGCCGGCGTCCGGTCTGGAAACCACGGTGTACCAGGTCTACGACGTCATCGGCGGCCTGA
- a CDS encoding DUF302 domain-containing protein, whose translation MRYDRTVYLDTDFATAVSRVREALAEQGFGILTEIDVTATLKAKLDHDMEDYVILGACNPPLAHRALEVDRTIGLLLPCNVVVRRDGDHTAVHALDPGTMVTLAELDALRPVAEEATRRLDAALASLTTPGTSV comes from the coding sequence ATGCGCTACGACCGCACCGTGTACCTCGACACCGACTTCGCCACCGCCGTCAGCCGCGTCCGCGAGGCCCTCGCCGAGCAGGGCTTCGGCATCCTCACCGAGATCGACGTCACCGCCACTCTCAAGGCGAAGCTCGACCACGACATGGAGGACTACGTCATCCTCGGCGCCTGCAACCCGCCGCTCGCCCACCGCGCCCTGGAGGTGGACCGCACCATCGGCCTGCTGCTGCCCTGCAACGTCGTCGTCCGCCGCGACGGCGACCACACCGCCGTACACGCCCTCGACCCCGGCACGATGGTCACGCTCGCCGAACTCGACGCCCTGCGCCCTGTCGCCGAAGAGGCCACCCGTCGCCTCGACGCCGCCCTCGCCTCCCTCACCACGCCCGGCACGAGCGTCTGA
- a CDS encoding MBL fold metallo-hydrolase, producing the protein MFFVDTIEVSGLGNRSYLAGGERTAVAVDPPRDVDRVIAAAARRGVRISQVVETHVHNDYVTGGLELARLTGAAYLVPAGARVSFARVPVHDGDRTEIDTEADLILRALATPGHTPHHTSYALEENGTAVAVFTGGSLLIGTVGRPDLVEPRLTEHLARAQHASAHRLAAELPDDTAVLPTHGFGSFCSSSQAEGSDTTIGKEKASNEALTRDVDDFVADLLAGLDDIPAYYTHMGPTNAAGPAPLDLTPPAVADAEDIAARLAAGEWAVDLRNRVAFAAGHVSGSFNFEAEGQLATYLAWLIPWGKPVTLLAESPEQLAAAQRELVRVGIDRPAAAATGDPGGWVPEVDAPASFRRATFADLAGRHPAEGVVVLDVRRGSERASGYIEGSVHIPVHALHRRLDEVSAGEVWVHCAGGMRAAIAASLLDAAGREVVAVDDSFDAAEKAGLTVWTP; encoded by the coding sequence GTGTTCTTCGTCGACACGATCGAGGTGTCAGGGCTCGGCAACCGGAGCTACCTCGCGGGCGGTGAGCGGACGGCGGTGGCGGTCGACCCGCCCCGTGACGTGGACCGGGTGATCGCGGCGGCGGCCCGGCGCGGGGTGCGGATCTCGCAGGTCGTCGAGACGCACGTCCACAACGACTACGTCACCGGCGGCCTGGAGCTCGCCCGGCTCACCGGCGCCGCCTACCTCGTTCCCGCCGGGGCCCGAGTCTCCTTCGCGCGCGTGCCGGTGCACGACGGCGACCGCACGGAGATCGACACCGAGGCCGACCTGATCCTGCGCGCGCTCGCGACGCCCGGCCACACTCCGCACCACACCTCCTATGCGCTGGAGGAGAACGGCACGGCGGTCGCTGTGTTCACCGGCGGCTCGCTGCTGATCGGCACCGTCGGCCGCCCCGACCTCGTGGAGCCGCGGCTCACGGAACACCTGGCCCGGGCCCAGCATGCCTCCGCACACCGGCTGGCCGCCGAACTGCCCGACGACACGGCTGTGTTGCCCACGCACGGCTTCGGCAGCTTCTGCTCGTCCTCCCAGGCGGAGGGCAGCGACACGACCATCGGCAAGGAGAAGGCGTCCAACGAAGCCCTCACCCGGGACGTGGACGACTTCGTCGCCGACCTGCTGGCCGGCCTGGACGACATTCCCGCCTACTACACGCACATGGGGCCGACCAACGCGGCCGGACCTGCGCCCCTCGACCTGACCCCGCCCGCTGTCGCCGACGCCGAGGACATAGCCGCCCGGCTGGCGGCGGGGGAGTGGGCGGTGGACCTGCGCAACCGCGTCGCGTTCGCCGCGGGGCACGTGTCCGGCTCGTTCAACTTCGAGGCCGAAGGGCAGCTCGCCACCTATCTCGCCTGGCTGATCCCCTGGGGCAAGCCGGTCACACTGCTCGCCGAGTCGCCGGAGCAACTCGCCGCAGCCCAGCGCGAGCTGGTCCGCGTGGGCATCGACCGCCCCGCCGCGGCGGCCACCGGCGACCCCGGCGGCTGGGTGCCGGAGGTTGATGCACCGGCTTCCTTCCGCCGTGCGACATTCGCCGACCTCGCGGGTCGGCACCCGGCGGAGGGCGTCGTCGTGCTCGACGTCCGGCGTGGCTCCGAGCGGGCAAGCGGGTACATCGAGGGCTCGGTCCACATCCCGGTCCACGCCCTGCACCGCCGCCTCGACGAGGTCTCCGCCGGCGAGGTGTGGGTGCACTGCGCAGGCGGCATGCGTGCCGCCATCGCAGCCTCCCTGCTGGACGCGGCCGGTCGCGAGGTCGTTGCCGTGGACGATTCCTTCGACGCGGCCGAGAAGGCCGGGCTCACCGTGTGGACCCCCTGA
- a CDS encoding rhodanese-like domain-containing protein, with translation MSIFRRGRGGPGRVTVQEAAARTGHGNAADSGGDAVLLDVREPYEWQAGHAPRAVHLSLSALAAGAGLPAEAQVRPLVLICRSGNRSLQAAELLAAWGAEAVDVIGGMRDWAEAGLPVVDPHGGNGTVA, from the coding sequence ATGAGCATTTTCCGACGAGGTCGGGGCGGCCCGGGCCGCGTGACCGTGCAGGAGGCAGCCGCACGCACCGGCCACGGCAACGCCGCCGACAGCGGAGGCGACGCCGTGCTGCTCGACGTCCGCGAACCCTACGAATGGCAGGCGGGGCACGCCCCCCGAGCCGTACACCTGTCCCTCTCGGCACTGGCCGCCGGGGCCGGGCTGCCCGCTGAGGCGCAGGTACGGCCCCTGGTCTTGATCTGCCGCTCGGGCAACCGCTCCCTGCAGGCGGCCGAACTGCTGGCCGCCTGGGGTGCGGAGGCCGTGGACGTGATCGGCGGCATGCGGGACTGGGCCGAGGCGGGGCTGCCGGTGGTGGACCCGCACGGCGGGAACGGCACCGTCGCGTGA
- a CDS encoding sulfite exporter TauE/SafE family protein: MSTLILALTAGAVIGLALGALGGGGSVLAVPALIYLLGFTPVAATTASLVIVAVTSATAMSAHARDGNVRWRTGLLFAAAGIGPAMLGGALAGRIPAAALTAAFAVVAGAAALRMLRTRRHADTMVPVRPGRAAAAGAGLGAVTGVLGVGGGFLAVPALVSVLGMRMRNAVGTSLLVITVNSLAALAARAGTVDGLDWAVVGPFAGAAILGAWDGKRLATKVSGGTLQRIFALVLLAVAAFMLIDAAA; encoded by the coding sequence GTGAGCACTCTCATACTCGCCCTGACCGCCGGTGCGGTCATCGGTCTTGCGCTCGGCGCGCTCGGTGGTGGCGGCAGCGTGCTGGCCGTCCCCGCCCTGATCTACCTGCTCGGTTTCACCCCGGTCGCGGCCACCACCGCGAGCCTGGTCATCGTCGCTGTCACCTCGGCCACCGCGATGTCCGCGCACGCCCGCGACGGGAACGTCCGCTGGCGGACGGGGCTGCTGTTCGCGGCGGCCGGGATCGGCCCGGCGATGCTCGGCGGCGCGCTCGCCGGACGTATCCCGGCCGCCGCGCTGACGGCGGCCTTCGCGGTGGTGGCGGGAGCGGCCGCACTCCGTATGCTGCGGACCCGTCGGCACGCGGACACCATGGTGCCGGTACGGCCGGGCCGGGCCGCGGCCGCGGGTGCCGGGCTGGGCGCGGTCACCGGCGTTCTCGGCGTCGGCGGCGGCTTCCTCGCCGTACCGGCGCTGGTGAGTGTGCTCGGCATGCGGATGCGGAACGCGGTGGGTACCAGCCTGCTGGTCATCACCGTCAACTCCCTGGCCGCGCTGGCGGCTCGCGCCGGTACGGTCGACGGACTGGACTGGGCGGTCGTCGGCCCCTTCGCCGGGGCCGCGATCCTCGGCGCCTGGGACGGGAAACGGCTGGCCACGAAGGTCTCCGGGGGCACGCTGCAGCGGATCTTCGCCCTGGTGCTGCTGGCCGTGGCCGCCTTCATGCTGATCGACGCGGCGGCGTGA